From one Babesia bovis T2Bo chromosome 3, whole genome shotgun sequence genomic stretch:
- a CDS encoding putative integral membrane protein: MPQAPPGILHREVYSESLFNLGLLFERRYKVHQLSDLSQLQNRAKNYLVRSFATGISTTVKENAVDTDANLDQTTPLTFTEEVDNKDIDALEYEDHDIVDLLKVDEDKDINLNKLGTTVVTLKDVSNSVVEDITPNKLPTNDNKLSEKLSHLQPHVEIRSAGSYKASPSVDNVLVNIHGDHVDSEGDWTLPNNKRLRIVAFFCFLAHIVVSLVFALVLYLHVHLDWQRTVNNLHIVFPFVAYFTTRVVLQGYFDWEFKSLIRPFMSMSTIIGPGVNKARILKGAANNICLILAVATAALPCHVVDDIEPRKTLSHLYYGIFTALLITDIVAVAVHHYLINRHVARLMYKKP; the protein is encoded by the exons ATGCCACAGGCTCCTCCAG GAATATTGCACCGTGAGGTGTATTCGGAGTCGCTTTTTAATCTTGGACTTCTTTTCGAAAGACGGTATAAAGTTCATCAACTATCTGATTTATCGCAACTTCAAAATCGAGCAAAAAATTATCTTGTGAGGTCTTTTGCTACTGGTATCAGCACTACTGTTAAGGAGAATGCTGTAGACACGGATGCTAATTTGGATCAGACAACCCCTTTGACTTTTACTGAGGAGGTTGATAACAAGGATATTGATGCTTTGGAATATGAAGATCATGACATTGTTGATTTGTTAAAGGTAGATGAAGACAAGGATATCAATTTGAACAAATTGGGAACAACTGTAGTCACACTTAAAGACGTATCTAACAGCGTTGTGGAAGATATTACACCTAATAAATTGCCCACTAACGATAATAAGCTGTCCGAAAAACTTTCACACTTGCAACCACATGTGGAAATAAGGAGTGCAGGGTCTTATAAAGCTAGCCCTTCCGTGGATAATGTGCTTGTAAATATTCACGGAGATCATGTAGATAGTGAGGGTGATTGGACATTGCCGAATAATAAGCGCTTAAGGATAGTGGCATTTTTTTGCTTTTTGGCACACATAGTAGTGTCGCTTGTATTTGCCTTAGTCTTATATTTGCATGTACATTTGGACTGGCAAAGAACGGTAAATAATCTCCATATTGTTTTCCCATTCGTTGCATACTTCACAACCAGAGTTGTTTTGCAAGGTTATTTCGATTGGGAATTCAAGAGTCTTATTCGACCATTCATGTCAATGTCTACGATAATTGGCCCAGGTGTCAACAAAGCAAGGATACTAAAGGGCGCGGCAAATAATATCTGTTTAATTCTTGCAGTTGCAACCGCTGCCTTACCATGTCATGTAGTGGATGATATAGAACCACGGAAAACCTTAAGCCATTTGTATTACGGCATATTTACTGCTCTCTTGATTACTGATATAGTGGCGGTAGCAGTCCATCATTATCTAATAAACAGGCATGTTGCAAGATTGATGTATAAGAAACCATAA
- a CDS encoding Kinase phosphorylation family protein, whose translation MDIRLSPPREGTRGGREQFKWEDIKNCDNKEREHYLGHSVKIGTVKYKNHFYKHDWYLKNDNKATEGDPNEELQLIKLYEDELMLEMLGSKPKRLMLLKSRPTDVESLRKLVGDGEKPNLPSDGVRLEDTKLKQSNRHTSDCSQRMDAGKTVKKYRYDYRSRSRSRSYERRTYHRSSRSRPTSRHSGRRSRRSYSR comes from the exons ATGGACATTCGTTTAAGTCCTCCTAGAGAAGGGACCAGAGGTGGACGAGAGCAATTTAAGTGGGAAGATATAAAAAATTGTGATAACAAAGAACGTGAACACTATCTAG GTCACAGTGTAAAAATTGGCACGGTTAAGTATAAAAACCATTTCTATAAGCACGATTGGTATTTGAAAAATGATAACAAAGCAACCGAAGGGGATCCGAATGAGGAGCTACAACTAATTAAGCTTTACGAGGATGAGCTTATGTTGGAAATgtt GGGCTCGAAACCAAAACGTCTGATGCTTCTGAAGTCACGTCCAACTGATGTGGAATCTTTACGTAAGTTAGTTGGGGATGGTGAGAAACCCAACCTTCCCAGTGACGGGGTTAGGTTAGAAGACACGAAACTGAAGCAATCTAATAGGCATACATCGGATTGCAGCCAACGCATGGATGCCGGTAAAACGGTTAAGAAATATCGGTATGATTATCGATCACGTAGTCGCAGCCGTAGTTATGAACGCCGCACTTATCACCGGTCAAGCCGCAGCCGTCCTACTTCCCGGCATAGCGGCCGACGTTCCAGGCGCAGCTATTCACGCTGA
- a CDS encoding WD domain G-beta repeat family protein: MPNDVLNVIHHRLFHCGLQSVLVSMNAVTSPLSVNLNQILQKKVHVYDMQYDYYCKFLVAGCRSQNGPEIVILEKSGSSDDSSTLRLVSSTTTRCDPVFLGWAPPKFGSVLIAVLSDNSVCFYRHSSSGSGYYLSLFHEMMDVQKSISCMSIGVSPIGELLCAVGSPSGRVSVIIGEGSFETINFQGHFGGVNTVSFVVNDATMDRGSTVLPCLLATGGLDGCVKIWELSERKFQLVKTVSLENDSKCVPHVRYICWNKSGGRLAAATGSDVFLFGRSPDWSMIQRVRLARLSAHVSVSFNSDRLIVSCDGESFVYHPDESGAYVLSTTLEGSKEQSVGA; this comes from the coding sequence ATGCCTAATGATGTGTTGAATGTTATCCATCATCGGTTATTTCATTGCGGTTTACAAAGTGTATTGGTCAGTATGAACGCGGTCACGAGCCCCTTGTCTGTGAATCTGAACCAGATTCTGCAGAAAAAGGTTCACGTTTATGATATGCAATATGACTATTATTGCAAATTCTTGGTTGCTGGTTGTCGATCGCAAAATGGCCCTGAGATTGTGATACTGGAGAAGAGCGGTTCGTCTGACGATTCGTCGACGTTACGTTTGGTGAGCAGCACTACTACTCGTTGCGATCCTGTATTTCTTGGCTGGGCTCCTCCTAAGTTTGGTTCTGTTTTGATTGCGGTTTTGAGCGACAACTCTGTTTGCTTTTACCGTCACTCTTCTTCTGGATCTGGTTATTATCTATCATTGTTTCATGAGATGATGGATGTTCAGAAGTCTATAAGCTGCATGAGTATCGGTGTATCTCCCATTGGCGAGTTGTTGTGTGCCGTTGGTTCTCCCAGCGGCCGCGTTAGTGTTATTATTGGTGAGGGTTCGTTTGAGACGATTAATTTCCAAGGGCACTTTGGGGGTGTTAACACTGTATCTTTCGTTGTTAATGATGCTACTATGGACAGAGGTTCGACTGTTTTGCCTTGTCTTCTTGCCACTGGTGGTTTGGATGGCTGCGTGAAGATTTGGGAGTTGTCTGAGCGCAAGTTCCAGTTGGTGAAGACGGTTTCTTTGGAGAATGATTCTAAGTGTGTTCCTCATGTTCGTTACATATGTTGGAACAAGAGTGGTGGTCGTTTGGCGGCTGCAACTGGTTCTGATGTGTTTTTATTTGGGCGTTCTCCCGATTGGTCAATGATTCAGCGTGTTCGGCTCGCTCGTTTATCGGCACACGTTTCTGTTTCGTTCAACAGTGACCGTTTGATTGTTTCGTGCGATGGCGAAAGTTTTGTGTACCACCCCGACGAGAGTGGCGCGTATGTGTTATCCACTACCCTGGAAGGAAGCAAGGAGCAATCTGTTGGTGCTTAA